A single Anopheles maculipalpis chromosome 3RL, idAnoMacuDA_375_x, whole genome shotgun sequence DNA region contains:
- the LOC126564862 gene encoding clavesin-2-like: protein MSDICDFEWSNNRYRHNLTISELKLGFNRNEPTDRSRALIALKELIGASRDYALKDKSCFQDDEFLFRFLYARKFNVNEAFQLIINYHAYRQRNAAILQRLSVLDETIQIALRDGFPGVLPNRDRRGRKVLVFFTANWDYASYSLVTVYRAMLLTIEKLLEDKQNQANGFIAIVDWTNFTFRQSSNLNPKVLKLMIEGLQDCFPVRFKAIHFIGQPWYVEAALAVIRPFLKEKTRDRIKLHGSNLSTLHDCVARDILPTELGGEGPTFNPLNWYHELLESSQTVTKPAPSYCLSQTQIYTKTPAQFVPTVGNHRKGADLTPAQSRSPSPPSSLSSTNGAEFLKAATKAAAVKIGVLTAKANDPATNTLLGVTTGAGGCDL from the exons atgtCGGACATTTGTGATTTCGAGTGGTCCAACAATCGGTACCGACACAATCTGACCATATCGGAGCTAAAGCTTGGCTTTAACCGGAATGAACCGACCGACCGTAGCCGGGCACTAATCGCGCTGAAGGAATTGATCGGTGCGAGTAGAGATTATGCACTCAAGGACAAATCCTGCTTTCAGGACGATGAGTTTCTCTTTAGGTTTTTGTACGCACGCAAATTTAACGTCAACGAGGCGTTCCAGCTGATCATCAACTATCACGCGTACCGGCAGCGAAATGCGGCCATCTTGCAGCGTTTGTCAGTGTTGGACGAGACGATACAGATTGCGCTGCGGGATGGATTCCCGGGCGTGTTACCGAATCGGGACCGGAGAGGGCGTAAGGTGCTGGTTTTCTTTACCGCCAATTGGGACTATGCGTCCTACTCACTAGTCACTGTGTACCGGGCGATGTTGCTCACGATCGAGAAGCTGCTGGAGGATAAGCAGAATCAGGCGAATGGATTTATTGCGATCGTCGACTGGACCAACTTCACATTCCGGCAGTCGTCGAACTTGAATCCGAAGGTGTTGAAGCTGATGATCGAAGGACTACAG GATTGCTTTCCGGTACGATTTAAAGCGATCCACTTCATCGGCCAGCCGTGGTACGTCGAGGCAGCTCTGGCCGTCATTCGACCCTTCCTGAAGGAAAAAACCCGCGATCGGATAAAGCTTCACGGCAGCAATCTGTCCACCCTGCACGATTGCGTCGCCCGGGACATCCTGCCAACCGAGCTCGGTGGTGAAGGGCCCACCTTCAATCCGCTCAACTGGTACCACGAGCTGCTCGAATCCAGTCAAACCGTCACCAAACCGGCACCCTCGTATTGTCTCAGCCAGACGCAGATCTACACCAAAACACCGGCCCAGTTCGTACCGACCGTCGGTAACCATCGGAAAGGGGCCGACCTAACCCCAGCACAGTCCCGCTCGCCATCGCCACCTTCCTCGCTGTCGTCAACGAATGGGGCCGAATTTTTGAAAGCGGCCACCAAAGCAGCCGCCGTCAAGATCGGTGTCCTAACGGCGAAAGCGAACGATCCggccacaaacacactgctAGGCGTGACGACCGGTGCCGGTGGGTGTGATTTGTGA